In the Streptomyces sp. NBC_00193 genome, TCCAGGCCGGTGAGCTGAATGTCACCATCCTCGACCGCGGTACCGCCTGGCTGGACACCGGCACCTTCGTCTCGATGGTGCAGGCCTCGGAGTTCGTGCGCGTGATCGAGGAGCGCCAGGGCTTCAAGATCGGCTGCATCGAGGAAGCCGCCTGGCGTGCGGGTCTCATCGACTCCGCGCAGCTGCGCGCGCTGGCCGAACCGCTGGTCAAGAGTGGTTACGGCGACTACCTGATCGGTCTGCTGGAAGAGGAGGCCGCACGATGAAGTTCCGCGAACTCTCCATCGAGGGCGTTTTCGAGATAACGCCCCAGCAGCACGGTGACCCGCGCGGCATGTTCATGGAGTGGTACCGCTTCGACCACCTCGCCGAGGTCGTCGGGCACCCGCTGAACCTGGCGCAGGCCAACCTCTCGGTCTCCCAGCGCGGCGTGGTCCGCGGCATCCACTTCGCCGACGTCCCGCGCGGCCAGGCCAAGTACGTCACCTGCGTGCGCGGCGCCGTGCTGGACATCATCGTGGACATCCGGGTCGGCTCCCCGACCTTCGGCCGCTGGGAAGGCGTCCGGCTGGACGACGTGGACCGCCGCGCCGTCTACCTCCCCGAGGGCATGGGCCACGGCTTCTGCGCGCTCACCGACGACGCCACCCTGTCCTACCTCTGCTCGGAGACGTACAACCCGACGGGTGAGCACTCGGTCCACCCGCTCGACCCCGACCTGGGCATCGACTGGCCGGCCGACGTCCCGCTGCTGTCCGCCCGTGACGACGCGGCCCCCTCGCTGGCCGACGCCGCCGCGTCCGGCCTGCTGCCGGACTACGCCGCCTGCATGGAGTTCACGGAGTCCCTGCGGGTGAAGTGACCGCCGCGCACGGAGCGACGTGAGCGAAGAGGGCCGCACCCCCCGGGGGTGCGGCCCTCTTCGCATGCCCGCCCGCGGCGCGCAGGCCCGTACGACGGCATGCAGGTTCGTACGACGGAAGGCCCGTACGACGAAGGGCCCCTCCCCCGTCGCGTGAACGACGGGGAAGGGGCCCTCCTGTCAAACATGGTGCTCGATCGAACGAGCTACCAGGTCAGAACACGAATTACTTCGTGATCTTGGTGACCTGGCCGGCGCCCACGGTACGACCACCCTCACGGATGGCGAACTTGAGGCCCTCCTCCATGGCGACCGGCTGGATCAGCGCGACCGTCATCTCGGTGTTGTCGCCCGGCATGACCATCTCCGTGCCGGCCGGCAGGGTGACAACACCCGTGACGTCGGTGGTACGGAAGTAGAACTGCGGACGGTAGTTGTTGAAGAAGGGGGTGTGACGGCCACCCTCGTCCTTCGACAGGATGTAGGCCTGGGCCTCGAACTCGGTGTGCGGGGTGACCGAACCGGGCTTGATGATGACCTGGCCGCGCTCGACGTCCTCGCGCTTGATGCCACGGAGGAGCAGACCGACGTTCTCGCCCGCCTGGCCCTCGTCGAGCAGCTTGCGGAACATCTCGATACCGGTGACCGTGGTGGTGGTCTTGGTCTCCTTGATACCGATGATGTCGACGGTCTCGTTGACCTTCAGGACACCACGCTCGATACGGCCGGTGACGACGGTACCGCGACCGGTGATCGTGAAGACGTCCTCGACGGGCATGAGGAACGGCAGCTCGGTGTCACGCGGCGGGGTCGGGATCGCCTCGTCGACGGCAGCCATGAGGCCGAGAAGCTTCTCGCCCCACTCCTTGTCGCCCTCGAGCGCCTTCAGCGCGGAGACGCGGACGACCGGAAGGTCGTCGCCCGGGAACTCGTAGTCGGAGAGGAGCTCACGAACCTCGAGCTCGACGAGCTCCAGGATCTCCTCGTCGTCCACCATGTCGGCCTTGTTCAGGGCGACGACGATGTACGGAACGCCGACCTGGCGGGCCAGGAGCACGTGCTCCTTGGTCTGCGGCATCGGGCCGTCGGTGGCGGCGACCACGAGGATGGCACCGTCCATCTGCGCGGCACCGGTGATCATGTTCTTGATGTAGTCCGCGTGACCCGGGCAGTCGACGTGGGCGTAGTGACGCGCCTCGGTCTGGTACTCGACGTGCGCGATGGAGATGGTGATACCGCGCTGGCGCTCCTCAGGAGCCTTGTCGATCTGGTCGAAGGCCGAGGCCTCGTTCAGGTCCGGGTACGCGTCGTGCAGCACCTTGGTAATGGCGGCCGTGAGGGTCGTCTTACCGTGGTCAATGTGACCGATGGTGCCGATGTTGACGTGCGGCTTAGTCCGCTCGAACTTCGCCTTCGCCACGGGGTCCTCCTGGAGAGTGGTTCTGTACGCCTTACTCATCGGCGCCAGGTGATCTTTGCTGGAAAGCCGGTTCCCCGGGGCAACGGGAGGGTTACTCCTGTTGCCCCAGAGGCTCCGGTGACAAGCCTAAAGCGTGTACTCGGAAGAGTTACTCGCCCTTGGCCTTCGCGATGATCTCCTCAGCGACGTTCCGGGGAACCTCGGCGTAGGAGTCGAACTGCATCGAGTAGCTGGCGCGACCCGAGGTCTTGCTGCGGAGGTCTCCGACGTAGCCGAACATCTCCGAGAGGGGCACGAGGCCCTTCACGAGGCGAGCGCCGTGACGCTCCTCCATGGCCTGGATCTGGCCACGGCGGGAGTTGATGTCACCGATGACGTCACCCATGGACTCCTCCGGCGTGGTGACCTCGACGGCCATCATCGGCTCGAGGAGCACGGGAGAAGCCTTGCGCGCGGCCTCCTTGAAGGCCTGCGAACCGGCGATCTTGAAGGCGAGCTCGGAGGAGTCGACCTCGTGGTAGCCACCGTCGAGAAGGATGACGCGGACGCCAGTCATCTCGTAGCCGGCGAGGATGCCGAACTTCATGGCTTCCTGCGCACCCGCGTCGACCGAGGGGATGTACTCCCTCGGGATGCGGCCACCGGTGACCTTGTTCACGAACTCGTACGCCGGACCGTCGGCCTCGAGGATCGGCTCGATCGCGATCTGCACCTTGGCGAACTGACCGGTACCACCGGTCTGCTTCTTGTGGGTGTAGTCGTGACGCTCCACCGTCTGGCGGATCGTCTCGCGGTAAGCGACCTGCGGCTTGCCGACGTTGGCCTCGACCTTGAACTCGCGCTTCATACGGTCGACCAGCACCTCGAGGTGCAGCTCGCCCATACCACCGAGGATGGTCTGGCCGGTCTCTTCGTCCGAGTGAACGTGGAAGGAGGGGTCCTCCTCCGCGAGAGACTGGATGGCGACACCCAGCTTCTCCTGGTCACCCTTGGACTTGGGCTCGATGGCGACCTGAATGACCGGGGCCGGGAAGTCCATGGACTCCAGGATGACCGGGTTCTTGTCGTCACACAGCGTCTCACCGGTGGTGGTCTGCTTCAGGCCCATGACGGCGACGATGTCACCGGCGCCCACCGCTTCGATCTCTTCACGCTTGTTCGCGTGCATGCGGTAGATCTTGCCGATGCGCTCCTTCTTGCCCTTGACGGAGTTCAGCACCGAGGTGCCGGCCTCCAGGCGGCCCGAGTAAACCCGGACGAAGGTGAGCTTACCGAGGTGCGGGTCGCGCATGATCTTGAACGCGAGCGCCGCGAGGGGCTCGTCGTCCGAGGGCTGGCGCTTCACGACGACCTCGGCGTCCCGGACGTCGTGGCCTTCGATGGCCTCGATGTCCAGGGGCGACGGGAGGTAGCGGACGACGGCGTCGAGCAGGGGCTGAACACCCTTGTTCTTGAACGCCGTGCCACAGAACACCGCGGTGACGGTGGCACCCTTGTCGCCCTTGGAGCCGATGATGATGCGACGGACAGCGTCGTGCAGCTGCTCGACGGTGGGCTCGACGCCCTCCAGGAACAGCTCCATGATCTGGTCGTCGTTCTCGGCGACGGTCTCGACGAGCTTCGCACGCCACTCTTCAGCGGCTTCGGTGTGCGTGGCCGGGATGTCGACGATGTCGTACATCTCGCCCTTGGTCGCCTCGGCGGACCAGACGAACGCCTTCATGGTGACCAGGTCGACAACGCCCTGGAAGTCCATCTCGGCACCGATGGGGAGCTGCATGACGATCGGAACCGCACCGAGGCGGTCCTTGATCATGTCGACGCAGCGGTGGAACTCGGCGCCCGTGCGGTCCAGCTTGTTGACGAAGCAGATGCGCGGAACGCCGTAGCGGTCCGCCTGACGCCAAACGGTCTCGGACTGCGGCTCCACACCGGCGACACCGTCGAACACGGTGACGGCACCGTCGAGGACGCGGAGCGAACGCTCCACCTCGACCGTGAAGTCCACGTGACCCGGGGTGTCGATGATGTTGATGGTGTGGTCGACGTCTTCGAGCGGCCAGTGGCAGGTCGTCGCGGCAGACGTGATCGTGATGCCGCGCTCCTGCTCCTGCTCCATCCAGTCCATCGTGGCAGCGCCGTCGTGGACTTCACCGATCTTGTAAGACACACCGGTGTAGAACAGGATGCGCTCGGTGGTGGTCGTCTTGCCCGCGTCGATGTGAGCCATGATGCCGATGTTGCGCACCTTGGCCAGGTCAAGCGAAGTGGTAGCCATATCGGCTCAGTCTTCTCTCGGTCTCGATGTGGGTTGGGACTACCAGCGGTAGTGCGCGAAGGCCTTGTTGGACTCGGCCATCTTGTGCGTGTCCTCACGCTTCTTGACGGCAGCGCCAAGACCGTTCGACGCGTCGAGCAGCTCGTTCATGAGGCGCTCGGTCATCGTCTTCTCGCGGCGGGCGCGGGAGTAACCCACGAGCCAGCGCAGCGCGAGGGTCGACTGACGACCCGGCTTGACCTCGATCGGCACCTGGTAGGTGGCGCCACCGACACGGCGGGACTTGACCTCAAGCGACGGCTTGACGTTCTCCAGCGCGCGCTTCAGCGTGATGACCGGGTCGTTGCCGGTCTTCTCGCGGAGGCCTTCCATGGCGCCGTAAACGATGCGCTCGGCGGTGGAGCGCTTGCCGTTCAGGAGGATCTTGTTGATGAGCGACGTCACCAGAGGAGATGCGTAGACCGGGTCGATGATGACCGGGCGCTTCGGGGCGGGGCCCTTACGAGGCATTTTTTACTTCTCCTTCTTGGCGCCGTAGCGGCTGCGGGCCTGCTTGCGGTTCTTGACAGCCTGGGTGTCAAGCGCACCGCGGATGATCTTGTAACGAACACCCGGCAGGTCCTTCACACGGCCACCACGCACGAGCACGATGGAGTGCTCCTGCAGGTTGTGTCCCTCACCCGGAATGTAAGCGGTGACCTCGATGCCAGAGGTCAGACGCACACGCGCGACCTTACGCAGCGCCGAGTTCGGCTTCTTCGGGGTGGTCGTGAACACTCGCGTGCAGACGCCGCGACGCTGGGGCGAAGCCTCAAGCGCGGGGGTCTTTGTCTTCTCGACCTTGTCCTGCCGGCCCTTACGGACCAGCTGCTGGATCGTAGGCACTACTTCTCCGGTTTCTGTGTGCCGTGTAGTGAAGCTAACCTGGAACATTTGCCGACCCACGCGGTCGGGTGTGTCGGATCCGGCGGACCTCCACGCAAGCGTGGAAACGCATGAATCGCGGTGGCTGATTACGGCTCAAGTGCGGTTGATGGACACGCACAGGAGCCCAGGCACACCCCAGGCACAAGGTCTGAGCGTACCCACCGCATCCACTCCGGTCAAAACAAAAGCCCCAGCCCCGGCAGCCCGAAGGGCCCTCCGGCCAGTCGCCACAAGGCCGAGGCCGGGATGCAGTCCCTCCGACGTGCGGCCGTGGTGCACGTGTGCTACGCGGAGGCCGCCGCCCCTCCCCGCCGGCGGCGGCTTCCGGCCGGGCGCGGGGTCATTCCGCGGCGGTTCCCGCGGTCACTCGCGCGCGGTGCGGCGGCCCTCGGCGGGCTGCTCGGGGGCGGCGGGCGCGGCCGAGGCCGTCCCTTCGCCCTCGGCGGGCTCCAGGAACTGGCTCACCACCTTGACGAACACCGCGCGGCGCTCCTCCGGCACCCCGAGCCAGCGCGCGAAGTCCTCGATGGCGGGCCGCTGCCCGCCGGCCGGCAGCGGGAGCGGCGCCAGCGGCAGCTCCTCCGGGCTGACCCGGCCGGAGCGGATCAGCATGTCCCGCACGGAGACCCCGAGGAACGGAGCCATGCGCCGCATCGTTTCGAGGTCGGGCATGCTCTGCCGCTGCAGCAGCCGGGTCACCGCCGCGCGGTGCACACCGGCCTCGTCGGCGATCCGGGACTTGCCTCCGCCGCGCGGGCTGTCGATGTCGTAGCCGCGCTGCCGCATCAGGTCTTCCACCCAGGCCGCGAACGCGTCCAATTCGCGAGTGCTCATGTGTCGCTCCTCAGTCCACCCCATGGGGAACTCACCCTAGCGTGCTTGCGCGCACAGAATCAGACCTTACACAGGGCATACGGGATACCCTCACAAGATTCTTAATTGCGCGCTCGCGCGCAACATGTCAGAGTGGCGGCCACGCCCCACCTGCCACACCGATCACGTCTTCTCCCGCGGTCACGGCAGCACCGAGCACCCGCACCCCGTCACCGCCCAGCTCCTCAGTCATGGAGTCGCCATGCCCTTCCGCTCCCCGCCGCCCCGCCCCCACGCAGTCCCGTGGCAGTCCGCCGCCGCCTGCGCCGCCCTCTCCCCGGCCGTGGTCTTCGCCCGCCGGGCCAAGGACGCCGCGCCCGCGCTGCGTGCCTGCGCCGTCTGCACGGTCCACACCGAGTGCGAGGAGGCCGTCGCCCCGGCCGAGAGCCGGTTCGACGGGGTCTGCGGCGGCCGGCTGTGGCGCAACGGCATTCCCTCCGCCGTCCCCCAGCTCTCCGGGAGCCCCTCGTGACCGCCCGCGCCGCCGATGACAGCGCCCTCTGGATCGCCGCACTGATCCGCCAGTTCCCGGAGCTCGCCCGCGAGCTGGCGCCCGGGCGCTCCGGCCCCTTCGACTCGCACGCCTCGTACGGCGGGCGTCCCCCGGAGCCGCCGCGACCGGCGGCCGAGGCACGGATGCGCGAGGAGAAGCGGGAGGCCCTCCTGCTCCAGCAGCGCCACGGGCTGACCGTGCCCGGGTACGGCGCCGCCCCCATCCGCCTGCACGTCTCCGACACGATCCGGGACATCACCGACGGCGTGGTCGAACTGGAGGAGGCGGCCTGCGCCCGGCTGGGGGTCCCCCGCCCGAGCGCCGCCGGCGTACCGGTGCGGCTGCGCCGCATCGCCGCGCTGCTGGAGCAGATCGGGGCGCACCCCGTGCTGGCCCGGCACGTACGGGACGAGCTGCGCCGGATGGCCCGCCGCTGCGCCCGCGCCCTCGGGGACACCGAGCAGGTGGTCCGGGTGGCCGGCCGGTGCCCGTGGTGCGACTCCGTGTCCCTGCGCGCCTTCCCCGACCGGCGGGCGGTGCTGTGCGTGAACCCGGCCTGCCGCTGCACCGACGAGGAGTGCGGCTGCCGCGACGACCCCGCTTACCGCCACCTGTGGCCCGAGGGCGAGTGGGCCCCCCTGGCCGCCGCCGCGGGGTGCCGTACGGACGAACTCGACGCCGCGATGGAAGGCACCGCCCCGTGACCCCTGCACCCTCCGCCTCTTCCTCCTCCCCGTCCGCCCCCTCCTCTCCCTTCGTCCCCTCTTCCCGTGTCCCGCTGCTTCCCGCGCTGGTCCCGGGTCCGCTGGCCGCCCGGGAGGCGGGGGTCGCCCCGGCCACGATCCGCAAGTGGGTCCAGCTCGGGCGGCTCGCGGCGGCGGGGCGGGCCGGGCGGGCGCAGCTGTTCCGGCTGGAGGACGTGTTCGCCGCCGAGCGGGCCGCCAGCCGCCGGCCCGCCTGACCTGTCCGTTCCACCCGCGCGCCGGTGCCCGGCCTCCTTCACGGAGGCCGGGCACCGGCGCTTTCGCGTGCGTCAGGCCTTGGGCCACTCGGGGTGGAGGGAGGCGTGCATGATGCTGAAGAGGGGCCTGTACACCGCCTCGTCCTCGGGCGACTGCTTCCCGCGGCGGTACGCCGCGCTCAGTGCGTACTCCGTCGGTTTCGCGCCGCGGCGCAGCAGCCAGCGCGCCATCCGCCACTTCCCGCCGACGAGCGCGAGCTCCAGCGCCGTGCGGTCCCGCATCACGACGTCGATGTCATGGCCGCGGTCGAGGAACTGCACCACGAGGTGCGGGTAACCCTCGTCCCCGCTGGTCGCCGCCACCGGCAGCGGCGCCAGGCCGTACTCGCCCTGGGGGCCCACGGGGGCGCCGGCGTCGAGCAGGATCCCGACCACCTCGGCGTCGGGGTACATCGCCGCCATGAGCATCGGCGTCAGATCCTCGTACTCACCGGCCTCGCCGCCCGGATCCGCCCCCGCGGCGAGGAGCAGCCGTACGGTCTCCGCCCGCCCGG is a window encoding:
- the rpsL gene encoding 30S ribosomal protein S12 — protein: MPTIQQLVRKGRQDKVEKTKTPALEASPQRRGVCTRVFTTTPKKPNSALRKVARVRLTSGIEVTAYIPGEGHNLQEHSIVLVRGGRVKDLPGVRYKIIRGALDTQAVKNRKQARSRYGAKKEK
- the rfbC gene encoding dTDP-4-dehydrorhamnose 3,5-epimerase, producing the protein MKFRELSIEGVFEITPQQHGDPRGMFMEWYRFDHLAEVVGHPLNLAQANLSVSQRGVVRGIHFADVPRGQAKYVTCVRGAVLDIIVDIRVGSPTFGRWEGVRLDDVDRRAVYLPEGMGHGFCALTDDATLSYLCSETYNPTGEHSVHPLDPDLGIDWPADVPLLSARDDAAPSLADAAASGLLPDYAACMEFTESLRVK
- the tuf gene encoding elongation factor Tu, whose translation is MAKAKFERTKPHVNIGTIGHIDHGKTTLTAAITKVLHDAYPDLNEASAFDQIDKAPEERQRGITISIAHVEYQTEARHYAHVDCPGHADYIKNMITGAAQMDGAILVVAATDGPMPQTKEHVLLARQVGVPYIVVALNKADMVDDEEILELVELEVRELLSDYEFPGDDLPVVRVSALKALEGDKEWGEKLLGLMAAVDEAIPTPPRDTELPFLMPVEDVFTITGRGTVVTGRIERGVLKVNETVDIIGIKETKTTTTVTGIEMFRKLLDEGQAGENVGLLLRGIKREDVERGQVIIKPGSVTPHTEFEAQAYILSKDEGGRHTPFFNNYRPQFYFRTTDVTGVVTLPAGTEMVMPGDNTEMTVALIQPVAMEEGLKFAIREGGRTVGAGQVTKITK
- a CDS encoding WhiB family transcriptional regulator, translating into MPFRSPPPRPHAVPWQSAAACAALSPAVVFARRAKDAAPALRACAVCTVHTECEEAVAPAESRFDGVCGGRLWRNGIPSAVPQLSGSPS
- a CDS encoding ankyrin repeat domain-containing protein, producing the protein MDLPDQLAKAAQDGDAATVARLLAGGAEADARNTDRRTPLELAVRAGRAETVRLLLAAGADPGGEAGEYEDLTPMLMAAMYPDAEVVGILLDAGAPVGPQGEYGLAPLPVAATSGDEGYPHLVVQFLDRGHDIDVVMRDRTALELALVGGKWRMARWLLRRGAKPTEYALSAAYRRGKQSPEDEAVYRPLFSIMHASLHPEWPKA
- a CDS encoding helix-turn-helix transcriptional regulator — protein: MSTRELDAFAAWVEDLMRQRGYDIDSPRGGGKSRIADEAGVHRAAVTRLLQRQSMPDLETMRRMAPFLGVSVRDMLIRSGRVSPEELPLAPLPLPAGGQRPAIEDFARWLGVPEERRAVFVKVVSQFLEPAEGEGTASAAPAAPEQPAEGRRTARE
- the rpsG gene encoding 30S ribosomal protein S7 — its product is MPRKGPAPKRPVIIDPVYASPLVTSLINKILLNGKRSTAERIVYGAMEGLREKTGNDPVITLKRALENVKPSLEVKSRRVGGATYQVPIEVKPGRQSTLALRWLVGYSRARREKTMTERLMNELLDASNGLGAAVKKREDTHKMAESNKAFAHYRW
- the fusA gene encoding elongation factor G, with the protein product MATTSLDLAKVRNIGIMAHIDAGKTTTTERILFYTGVSYKIGEVHDGAATMDWMEQEQERGITITSAATTCHWPLEDVDHTINIIDTPGHVDFTVEVERSLRVLDGAVTVFDGVAGVEPQSETVWRQADRYGVPRICFVNKLDRTGAEFHRCVDMIKDRLGAVPIVMQLPIGAEMDFQGVVDLVTMKAFVWSAEATKGEMYDIVDIPATHTEAAEEWRAKLVETVAENDDQIMELFLEGVEPTVEQLHDAVRRIIIGSKGDKGATVTAVFCGTAFKNKGVQPLLDAVVRYLPSPLDIEAIEGHDVRDAEVVVKRQPSDDEPLAALAFKIMRDPHLGKLTFVRVYSGRLEAGTSVLNSVKGKKERIGKIYRMHANKREEIEAVGAGDIVAVMGLKQTTTGETLCDDKNPVILESMDFPAPVIQVAIEPKSKGDQEKLGVAIQSLAEEDPSFHVHSDEETGQTILGGMGELHLEVLVDRMKREFKVEANVGKPQVAYRETIRQTVERHDYTHKKQTGGTGQFAKVQIAIEPILEADGPAYEFVNKVTGGRIPREYIPSVDAGAQEAMKFGILAGYEMTGVRVILLDGGYHEVDSSELAFKIAGSQAFKEAARKASPVLLEPMMAVEVTTPEESMGDVIGDINSRRGQIQAMEERHGARLVKGLVPLSEMFGYVGDLRSKTSGRASYSMQFDSYAEVPRNVAEEIIAKAKGE